Part of the Cyprinus carpio isolate SPL01 chromosome A1, ASM1834038v1, whole genome shotgun sequence genome is shown below.
tttgttAACTGCCACTAGACACTATTGCAGgttcaaaatatttgtttcttaATGTGTTTTCCAATAGATGGGAATCAGTATTTTAGTGCAGATATTACCTGCCTGTGACAAATGGATGGAAGGGGCAAAAGCGACAGGTAAACAGGTCCATTATGGATATAATGGAATCAAATAACAAACATTATTcattctcatttttaaaaaaagggagtGACAATATTCACCCCTCCCTTCGGCATTCAGGATTGTATCTATTGTGTATTCAATGCAGTCAGTTCCATTTCCGTGCAGCTAACACTGTTCAACTAGCAGAAATACCTCTGAAAACATGCCAGTGCCCAATCTACCCATTCAGTTTTGAACAGGCCTCCTATCAATTATAAAATGTCAGTGCATAAATTCTCCCCGATTTAAAAAACATGAGTGGAAGGCCATCTGATTGATTTCACTCTGCTCCTAACAAGAAGCAATTTGTACTCTGCTATTTCCCCCAGTGAATAGATTATATGTGGAGAGAACCAATGCGATTACTCAGAGTCTCTGTGTGTAATTTGAGTAAGGGCCTGACTGTGATTCTTTCTATTgggttctgttttcatttatttatattaaatatattagtgaTGTGTCCTGCTTCTCTGCATTCCCTACAGATGGACTTGAGTAACATCTTTTTCCATGCtataatacatacaaataattaatacattaatgaatacattaagataatatagtataaataatataacattaaaataaatataaattaatataatataataagtttaaatatttaatgtatatgtatgtatatatatatatatatatatatatatatattaacataataaataaactaacaaaacttacatttatcagcaaattaattgcatattaacAGATTACATGATGTTTGTTTCTATAAACTCTGAGTTTGCTAATAACACTGTAACACGAACCTTTTAAAGTGTGCCCTTTTCAAGAAGTTATGgtatcagaaatgtttttgtataaaacGGAACTAatttcaaaatctttttaataAAGCCCTCAGTTCTTTCATTAGCCGTGACCTTCGCTCTCAGATACCGAGCACGCATTCAGCTCAGGCCCGCAGTGCGCGCTCCAGTCAGCGCTCGTGTCAGGAGTTCGGCAGCGCGAGAGCAGCGGCTCGGTAATTAGTCACTGTTAATACTCATTTAACGGACAGCGGCTGTAATTATAAACCCGTGTTCCGTCTTATTAGCAGCTAATTTGTAGTTTTTGCAAGCACCTATACGCATGGGTTTGTTGAGAGAGTTAAAACTCGGCTGTTTATAGAAGAGTTTTTATATCACAGAAATCCTTTTTACTTCAGCTACTGTCAGATACTCAAGGTTGCACGAGACCTATTTTAATATCGCTGCAGacttaaacaaagaaaaaaaaaggatttaaggAATCATATTGAGGTAGGTTTAGGCACATGTTATTGAATAATTATATCTACTAAATTTTCTATTGAAAACGTAAGgagaatttctgaagaatcttcaTGCAACTAATTTTACAATGTTAGCACATCTGTTACCaagctgaaaaacagaaaaaaaaaagaaaaaaaaattataaatgttataatttgtttaatttccaCATTTACCATCTCCGttattaaatggttatttttatttcagtctaaaattaaaaattcccATTTACTACATATTTCATTGATATTTGGTGCTGGATGGAATATACTTACTGCTGAGATTAGTGCCGCATTTCTGataaaagatttattaaattgtgataataaaaGCCATTATATTGTCATTACACCCACATTGAAACAAGCCACATCATTAACTTTGATTAGACTGCAGTGGAGTTTGTGCTCTAACATAGCAATGGAAGCAAGCTGCAAGTAATTACTGCATAAAAAGGCTAGTTATAAGACAGTTTTGACTTCATTTGTGATTTTCGGCTGGTCATTTGCTTGCCAAATCCCACAGGTCAGATTCTGGCTGAACCCAGTCGTCTCCCATGATGCTTTGCAGTGTGAAGTCTTGAAAATACTCAAGTCGATGACTGTTCAGATGAGACAAGAAATATTAATATGATGATGTTAAGATCCAATAAAAGGAAACCAAAATCATATTACGATATCTAAACTTACAAGTCTGGTCCCTGTCCTTCTTGTAGGTCTTCTCTAGGAACAGGATACAGCGCCTCATAGGTCCTTCCTGCTCCAGAGCCATGGATGGCATAGGAATTCATCTTATTAATGCCCTGAGGGAAATACCTCCAAGGTAGAAGTGCTTCTCCCTTCCACTTGTTATCCTCTATATTGGCTTTGAATAATAGAGGAAGCTGTTGCTGTAACAGGTAATAGcataagaaatattacaaaatagcGAGCAAAGAATGTCATAAGAACATTTCACATCACTCTACGTTTTCTACCTTCTGTACTATTTTGTTGAATTAAGCATtccttaatgttttaatgtttatagacttttaatcagcaagaacATCTTAGACTGATCAAAGGTGTCAacagtaaaagcatttataaatgtatcacagtttaaaaaaaaaattaaagcacagctgttttcaacactgataataataagaaatgtttcttgagaaccaaaccagcatattagaatgatttctgaaggatcatgtgacatcgaagactggagtaatagtcaaatataaaaagtcatttttaaaataatagttataatatttcacactattactgtatttttaatcaaataaatgtagcattgaaATAAGC
Proteins encoded:
- the LOC109086113 gene encoding UPF0462 protein C4orf33 homolog isoform X2, yielding MEFHIKHTWDSLPVDHEPVKIHFSPGGGEDGLLMQVTAPFFNHPPAPAGPPGEPFPGLWDYEVVESFFLNNNTEQYLEVEVCPHGQHLILLLNGKHNAFMQQLPLLFKANIEDNKWKGEALLPWRYFPQGINKMNSYAIHGSGAGRTYEALYPVPREDLQEGQGPDFHRLEYFQDFTLQSIMGDDWVQPESDLWDLASK